A window of Candidatus Zixiibacteriota bacterium genomic DNA:
GTGTCAAGTGGATACCGCCAACAATACTCCTTGATTACCCCATAAAATGCGTTATTATGAAGTACGCGAACAGCTTCATGATCGATATGAATCGGCTGGAAAGGAGACGCCGTGCCTGTCGACTATGAGATTCTGGACGATCTCAAACTGGTGATTGCGAAGGCGAGTGGGCATTTGATTGGGTCCGAGATCGCCTCATACCAGCGCAACATTTGGTCGGGAGCCAAGATTTTCGGCTACGACGAAATCTTCGATCTCACGGAAGTCCAGACTTTCGACTATAAGTCGGTGAGCGACGTGCGCGAGTTGGCGCAGTTGGCTTCTTCAATGGATTGGGCCAGCCGTTCGCGCAAACTTGCCCTTGTCGCGAACTCCGACATGGCGTTTGGTTTGGCGAGAATGTACCAGGCATATCGCGAATCCGATCCATCCAGCCGCACGGAGGTGCAGGTCTTCCGCAATCATGATCTGGCGCGGCAGTGGTTGGGGCGGTAGCTCGCCGGTAAGGGCCTCCTGAAGTTACACAGCCCAGATTCTCTCATTGACTTCTGACTCGCATTCTGCGATCCCTTGAAGAACCAATGACCGAGACAACGCAAGCAGAGCGTCCGCCCGGTGTGGGAGCGGCCATCGGCGTCTTTGTTCTCCTCCTGGTCGCCACGACCGTCATCTCCGTCATCGGCTATCTGACCGCCGGCATCAATCTTGCCAGCCTGCTGGCGGAAGCTGCGATCCTGGTGATTGCGATGGCGGTGATGAAGCCGTTTGGGCTGAAGATTCGCGAGGTAGTAGGAAAGCCGCCTGACGTGCCGGGGCGTTTTTGGATCTGGGCGCTGATTGCGGCACTTTCCGTCGGGTTGGTGGCGAATGACCTGACCGGTTATCTCCATCAAGTTGTTCCCCGTTCCGCCGCTTCGACGGAAGCACTGGTCGAACTGATGGTCCCCAAGTCGTGGGGTGACTACTTACTGCGAATTGCTTGTGCGGCGATTATGGCCGGCATCGCCGAAGAGATCGCTTTTCGCGGTTTCCTGCAGACCGTCTTAACCCGCAACTTGGGGGCCGTCCGGGGCTTGATTCTGACTACGTTCCTCTTTGCCATCATGCATCTTGATCCACGGATGATCCCGGGTGTGTTCTTGATCGGATTGATTCTGGGCTATATCACTTTGTTGGCACGTAGCCTCTGGATCAGCATCATAGCACATGCTCTCATCAATGCCCTCGCGTTTACGGCGGGAATGCTCTGGCCGGAATCGGCGCAAGACATGGCCTCGACGTTGCCGCTGCCGGTGACGGCCGCCATGCTCGCTCTCGCCATCATCGCGGTCAGATCGATGAGACAGGCAGTTTGTCAACGCATTACGAGCGACATGAGTTCTCGTCAGCAGAATGAGTTCTGATCCGAATCGTGACGTGGTGATACGGGAAGGATCTTCGGCTCCCAGACGGTTAGGCCGCCGTCGTCGCGGCGTCGATAGCAATTGCGGCAGCGTTTGGGTTTGCCCGTAATTCCCCTGTCAGCGAAGTACTGCTGTGCCGACGCGGTGAAGACAAACTCCTCGCCGCAGTCGACGCAGATAAGGATTTTCACGACATCTGTCATGTCCGAATCCGTTGCCCGTTTCCAGTGAGCGGGTTATCGAAAGTTATTCGTAATCAGACTCGAGGTAGTCCATCGTCTTCTGCTGGCGCTGGATGCGCTCGGAGAGCCGTTTTGACAGCGCCTCCGCCGCGTTCTCGCCGTACACCTTGAGCATGTGATTCATCGCGATGACTTCGGAAATCACCGTGATGTTCTTCCCCGGCGAGATCGGGATCGTCACAACCGGGATTTCGACGCCGAGGACCGTGGTGTAGCGCTCCTCCAGGCCGAGACGCTCATAGGCGCTACCGCCCTCCCAGTAGGTGAGGCGCACTTCAACTTCGACGCGCTTCTGCAAGCGGATCGCGCGAATGCCAAAAAGCTTCTCGATATCGATGACGCCGATGCCGCGCACTTCCATGTGGTGCCCCAGCAGCTCGTTGCTCTGACCGATGATCGTAGTCTGCGTTTTGCGGGTAATCTTGACCATGTCGTCAGCGACCAGACGGTGCCCGCGTTCAACCAGATCGAGGGCGCACTCCGACTTGCCGATCCCGGACTTGCCGGTGTAGAGCAGACCGACGCCGTAGACGTCCACCAGCGTTCCGTGTTTGGTGATCGACGGCGCAAAGACGTTGTCGAGGATCAGCCCCAAGCGACCAATGAAGTCGGTGGTAGTCAAACGCGTGGAACAGAGCGGAATCTTGGCGGCGTCGGCGACCTCGAGCATTTCCTTCGGCGGCGCGATACCCTTGGTGACCACCATCATCGGGATCG
This region includes:
- a CDS encoding CPBP family intramembrane metalloprotease, which gives rise to MTETTQAERPPGVGAAIGVFVLLLVATTVISVIGYLTAGINLASLLAEAAILVIAMAVMKPFGLKIREVVGKPPDVPGRFWIWALIAALSVGLVANDLTGYLHQVVPRSAASTEALVELMVPKSWGDYLLRIACAAIMAGIAEEIAFRGFLQTVLTRNLGAVRGLILTTFLFAIMHLDPRMIPGVFLIGLILGYITLLARSLWISIIAHALINALAFTAGMLWPESAQDMASTLPLPVTAAMLALAIIAVRSMRQAVCQRITSDMSSRQQNEF
- a CDS encoding zinc-ribbon domain-containing protein, with protein sequence MTDVVKILICVDCGEEFVFTASAQQYFADRGITGKPKRCRNCYRRRDDGGLTVWEPKILPVSPRHDSDQNSFC
- the hprK gene encoding HPr(Ser) kinase/phosphatase, with the translated sequence MSALTVDALIKDRKEILDLTLLAGADGVARPIQTNEIFRPGLALTGYTDRYAFKRVQVFGETELAYLFSLTGPQCRESISRLVAFPIPMMVVTKGIAPPKEMLEVADAAKIPLCSTRLTTTDFIGRLGLILDNVFAPSITKHGTLVDVYGVGLLYTGKSGIGKSECALDLVERGHRLVADDMVKITRKTQTTIIGQSNELLGHHMEVRGIGVIDIEKLFGIRAIRLQKRVEVEVRLTYWEGGSAYERLGLEERYTTVLGVEIPVVTIPISPGKNITVISEVIAMNHMLKVYGENAAEALSKRLSERIQRQQKTMDYLESDYE